One window of the Podospora pseudocomata strain CBS 415.72m chromosome 7, whole genome shotgun sequence genome contains the following:
- a CDS encoding hypothetical protein (COG:S; EggNog:ENOG503P2IC) → MVGVPGRSKACHTCRRRRKGCDFERPSCGQCRRLRLQCDGYERKTVFVHSGPATVGTKKDVATTLIRQALSANGTKNNPLESKIGAVTLLPPGLVSSAYKSNYVGLFWDMYDPSSHLRRDLGSAISTTSWLRKVHSDKGYQNSPLLQTSFLAICLGTVGQRLKAQHLIQNGMKAYNKALGGLAKSIAMQAQSKQIPDDTTIATTRILSLYEVFFGSDPLAHASTSSCPDTTLVKPQGLMEPLFMSYNQADAWRRHRFGELALLESQSPEMYKEGIAHQMLADGRLSITIAAVGIHRSTILAREDWLTVPWTGSHKKTGWDLLLDIFVLLPGCLEDATRIEVALEMNPNHSNFHVTPARIASSVGIQALLMLNKKCKHIHSQLQSWYDNHAPPLWKAFLSSSTYPRPVNLAYPTSHDPPSADDISTAHMMCLYWSTKIKITLLILQVRKSLAGLQVDVSRIDRSDLRMSITQDSKHIMRTAPIFFEKGAGMAGSHIAIFPLTVALKALLMMGEIGVAEQRGMVKELLVRRAAESGLSVGPFVGSLRVLD, encoded by the exons ATGGTTGGGGTTCCGGGCCGTTCGAAAGCATGCCACACCTGTCGCCGGCGCAGGAAAGGG TGCGATTTCGAGCGCCCTTCCTGTGGCCAATGCAGGCGTCTACGACTCCAATGTGATGGCTACGAGCGCAAGACTGTGTTTGTCCACTCCGGCCCTGCAACAGTTGGCACCAAGAAGGATGTCGCTACAACTCTAATTCGGCAAGCCCTATCGGCGAATGGAACCAAGAATAATCCCTTGGAGTCAAAGATTGGAGCAGTAACTCTTCTTCCGCCCGGCTTGGTCTCCTCCGCTTATAAATCTAACTACGTTGGACTTTTCTGGGACATGTACGATCCCAGCTCACACCTTCGGCGAGACTTGGGTAGCGCCATATCAACGACAAGCTGGCTGAGGAAAGTCCATTCTGACAAAGGCTACCAGAACAGCCCCCTTCTCCAGACCTCCTTTCTCGCCATCTGTTTAGGTACGGTTGGCCAACGTCTCAAAGCGCAACATCTTATCCAAAATGGCATGAAAGCCTACAACAAAGCCCTCGGTGGGCTGGCCAAATCGATCGCCATGCAAGCTCAGAGCAAACAAATTCCAGACGACACCACAATAGCCACGACTCGCATACTAAGCTTGTATGAAGTTTTCTTCGGAAGCGACCCCTTAGCCCACGCGTCGACGTCGTCATGTCCTGATACCACCCTCGTCAAACCACAGGGGCTCATGGAGCCGCTCTTCATGTCATATAACCAAGCCGATGCCTGGCGTCGTCACCGGTTCGGCGAGCTGGCTTTGCTCGAGTCACAATCCCCAGAGATGTACAAAGAGGGCATTGCACACCAGATGCTGGCTGACGGTCGCCTGagcatcaccatcgccgccgtGGGCATACACCGGTCTACTATCCTCGCAAGAGAAGACTGGCTCACTGTTCCGTGGACAGGCTCCCACAAGAAAACAGGCTGGGACCTGCTGCTCGATATCTTTGTTCTCCTGCCAGGATGTCTGGAGGACGCGACAAGGATTGAGGTTGCTTTAGAGATGAATCCGAACCACTCCAATTTCCATGTCACCCCCGCGAGGATCGCAAGTAGTGTGGGGATACAAgcgctgctgatgctgaacAAGAAGTGCAAACACATCCACAGCCAGCTGCAATCATGGTACGACAACCACGCGCCTCCCTTGTGGAAAGCCtttctctcatcatcaacatacCCTCGACCAGTAAACCTGGCTTATCCAACATCACACGACCCTCCTTCTGCCGATGATATCTCGACTGCTCATATGATGTGTCTCTACTGGtccaccaagatcaagatcaCCCTTCTTATTCTGCAAGTAAGAAAATCTCTTGCTGGCTTGCAGGTCGACGTCTCAAGAATTGATCGAAGCGATCTGAGGATGTCAATAACGCAAGACAGCAAGCACATCATGAGAACCGCGCCCATCTTTTTCGAGAAGGGAGCTGGGATGGCAGGGAGTCATATTGCCATCTTTCCGCTTACGGTTGCACTCAAGGCgctgctgatgatgggggaaaTAGGGGTTGCGGAGCAGAGGGGTATGGTGAAGGAGCTGTTGGTCAGAAGGGCGGCCGAGTCGGGGCTGTCGGTCGGGCCGTTTGTAGGGAGCTTGAGGGTTTTGGACTGA
- a CDS encoding hypothetical protein (COG:S; EggNog:ENOG503NWDC), translating into MSTKEKMADGARKIYNPLGFKKFYNFVLFFIFGGALLGFTLARFQYLSFDHGLCPEGGGTLDCYYYTPGSLDKIGIQIHLSAILPASFLAVFQFVPIIRYKLLLFHRVSGYLIVLLSAISTAGALMLVRNAQGGPMEIQLAIGVISFMFIVSIGLAIYNIKRLQIEQHRAWMLRAWSYAGSVVTMRLVMMAIAHVLSTYEHLGKGYSHAIPCVKVTYLMFGQVERILEKYPACAQFFDGSVPGQAVAVTADANGDLAELTALYNMIFGAAFWLAFVLHAAGVEIYVSSFVVQQLHLTPAEADRLRNVSYQKQLEAGMKKPGRAGLTADKLGDAPRWIPKSTVSVSAPGSGDAASDENLTK; encoded by the exons ATGTCGACCAAGGAAAAGATGGCCGACGGGGCTCGCAAAATTTACAATCCCCTTGGTTTCAAGAAATTCTACAACTTTGTTCTATTCTTCATATTCGGTGGCGCTCTCCTGGGATTCACTCTTGCTCGCTTCCAGTACCTCTCTTTTGACCATGGGTTGTGTCCTGAAGGGGGCGGGACTCTTGACTG CTATTACTACACACCCGGATCTCTCGACAAAATCGGCATCCAAATCCATCTCAGCGCCATCCTCCCAGCCTCATTCCTAGCCGTCTTCCAGTTCGTCCCCATAATCCGCTACAAGCTACTCCTCTTCCATCGAGTGAGCGGCtacctcatcgtcctcctctcggCCATCTCTACAGCAGGCGCCCTCATGCTTGTCCGCAACGCCCAAGGCGGCCCGATGGAAATTCAGCTCGCCATTGGCGTTATATCGTTCATGTTCATTGTCAGCATCGGTCTGGCTATATACAACATCAAGCGGCTCCAGATTGAGCAGCACCGCGCTTGGATGCTGCGGGCTTGGTCCTATGCTGGTTCCGTCGTTACCATGAGACTGGTCATGATGGCGATTGCGCATGTGTTGAGCACCTATGAGCATCTAGGTAAGGGTTATAGCCATGCCATACCCTGCGTCAAGGTCACGTACTTGATGTTTGGGCAGGTAGAACGGATACTGGAGAAGTACCCTGCTTGCGCGCAGTTCTTTGATGGGTCGGTGCCGGGacaggctgttgctgtgacGGCTGACGCGAATGGTGACTTGGCAGAGTTGACTGCGTTGTATAACATGATTTTTGGGGCGGCcttctggctggcgtttgttTTGCATGCAGCTGGGGTGGAGATTTATGTGAGTTCTTTTGT TGTTCAACAGCTACACCTCACACCGGCTGAGGCAGATAGATTACGAAATGTCTCTTATCAGAAACAGCTTGAGGCTGGGATGAAGAAACCAGGGAGGGCTGGGCTGACAGCTGACAAACTGGGTGACGCACCCAGGTGGATTCCAAAGAGCACAGTCTCTGTCTCTGCTCCGGGAAGTGGTGATGCTGCATCGGATGAGAATTTGACCAAGTAG
- the SCON2 gene encoding E3 ubiquitin ligase complex SCF subunit scon-2 (BUSCO:EOG09260KIY; COG:S; EggNog:ENOG503NUDS): protein MDRSSSSTIAYGRPPQPGYSPLQQDGIHLDPNDAGPAYLPVADHTTTPNKTSAPPSPVDLDQDEDPQPTDADTVTPDTAKSCDRLRPEEEERLRPRDSMTNMSSLLIGKTVTPFLREHIPSLYAPIGKPNNEETARAKNPNTRYCYRHRPDSKCRRAADEAKMIMIQNELDKLTPADQQAITHVWSLFSAAPARHRELMLQGVLSQLCFPQLSLISREVNEALKIDFITALPVELSQKILCYLDTVSLTKAAQVSQRWRQLADSDAVWVYMCEQHVNRKCTKCGWGLPLLERKRLRNYTRQRQMAKDNSNGRIEEIHDSETSVVTQNGKRLADSSDDEPDGKRRRVDESEFKQRKWKDVYKDRWEVGYNWKVGRCTVHTLRGHTNGVTCLQLDDHILATGSYDATIKIWNIETGEEIRTLRGHTRGIRALQFDDSKLISGSLDNTIKIWNWHTGECISTLAGHTDGVVSLHFEGQLLASGSIDKSVKIFDFNSKEAFCLKGHTDWVNCTRLDTASRTVMSASDDTTIKLWDLDTRRVIRTFEGHVGHVQQVLLLPPEYEPDDELLNGLSGPGDNSDSVSVSSGRSGTPTVSFVHTDRPTSSPARDGELRALYGAGFESETTRPLPARYFLSGGLDSTIRLWDSATGRCLKTMFGHLEGIWALAGDTIRVISGANDGMVKCWEPRSGKCDATYTGHRGPVTCVGLNDSLLASGSEDGEVRLYSFKAPN from the exons ATGGACCGCTCCTCTTCTAGCACGATCGCCTATGGTCGTCCACCGCAACCAGGCTACTCTCCCCTCCAGCAAGATGGCATTCATCTCGATCCAAATGACGCCGGACCGGCTTACCTGCCAGTAGCAGAtcacaccacaacaccaaacaaaacctccgctcctccctcccccgtcgACCTCGACCAAGACGAGGATCCCCAACCTACCGACGCCGACACCGTGACCCCAGACACTGCCAAAAGCTGCGATCGTCTGCGgcccgaggaggaagagaggctCCGTCCTCGAGACAGCATGACGAACATGTCGTCGTTATTAATAGGAAAGACGGTCACCCCCTTTCTCAGAGAACACATCCCTAGTCTCTATGCTCCCATCGGCAAGCCAAACAATGAAGAGACGGCTCGGGCCAAGAACCCCAACACCAGATACTGCTACCGCCACCGGCCAGACTCCAAGTGTCGACGAGCTGCCGACGAAGCCAAGATGATTATGATCCAGAACGAGCTCGACAAGCTCACACCAGCA GATCAACAAGCCATCACCCACGTGTGGTCTCTATTCTCTGCGGCCCCTGCCCGCCATCGTGAGCTCATGCTGCAAGGTGTCTTGTCACAGCTCTGCTTCCCCCAGCTTTCCCTGATCTCGAGAGAGGTCAACGAGGCCCTCAAGATCGACTTCATCACTGCCCTCCCCGTCGAGCTATCCCAGAAAATTTTGTGCTACCTCGACACCGTCAGCCTCACGAAGGCTGCTCAAGTCAGCCAGCGATGGCGCCAACTAGCCGATTCGGATGCTGTCTGGGTTTACATGTGCGAGCAACACGTGAACAGGAAATGCACCAAGTGCGGTTGGGGTCTACCTCTCCTGGAGCGCAAACGATTGCGCAACTACACCCGACAACGCCAAATGGCCAAGGACAATTCGAATGGCAGAATCGAGGAGATCCATGATTCGGAAACCAGCGTCGTTACCCAGAACGGTAAGCGACTAGCCGACTCGTCTGACGATGAGCCAGATGGAAAGCGCCGACGCGTCGACGAGTCCGAGTTCAAGCAGCGCAAGTGGAAGGATGTGTACAAGGATCGGTGGGAAGTTGGCTACAACTGGAAGGTTGGACGTTGCACCGTGCATACTCTGAGAGGTCACACCAATGGCGTTACCTGTCTTCAACTGGATGACCACATCCTGGCGACTGGTTCCTACGacgccaccatcaagatct GGAATATCGAAACCGGGGAAGAAATCCGAACGCTTCGAGGGCACACACGGGGCATCCGCGCCTTGCAGTTTGACGACTCCAAGCTGATCAGCGGCAGCTTGGACAATACTATCAAGATCTGGAACTGGCACACGGGCGAGTGCATCTCTACCTTGGCAGGCCATACCGACGGCGTTGTCAGCTTGCATTTCGAAGGCCAGCTGTTGGCGAGCGGCTCCATCGACAAGAGCGTCAAGATCTTCGACTTCAACTCCAAGGAGGCCTTCTGTCTCAAGGGCCACACCGACTGGGTCAACTGCACCCGGCTTGACACGGCTAGCAGGACAGTCATGTCGGCATCGGACGATACCACCATCAAACTATGGGATCTCGACACCCGGCGGGTTATCCGGACGTTTGAAGGACATGTTGGCCATGTCCAGCaagtccttctcctcccgccAGAATATGAACCTGATGATGAGCTGCTGAATGGGCTTAGTGGTCCCGGCGACAACTCGGATTCGGTGTCCGTTTCCAGCGGCCGTAGCGGGACTCCCACAGTTTCCTTCGTCCACACGGATCGCCCTACCAGCTCACCTGCGCGTGATGGCGAACTTAGGGCACTCTATGGCGCTGGCTTCGAGTCTGAGACGACGCGCCCATTACCGGCCCGTTACTTCCTCTCCGGTGGCTTGGACAGCACCATCCGGCTGTGGGATAGCGCAACGGGCAGGTGTTTAAAAACAATGTTTGGCCATTTGGAGGGTATTTGGGCGCTGGCCGGCGACACGATTCGCGTCATTAGTGGAGCCAACGACGGCATGGTCAAGTGCTGGGAGCCGCGGAGCGGAAAGTGCGACGCCACTTATACGGGGCATAGGGGTCCAGTAACGTGTGTGGGTCTCAACGACAGCCTCCTGGCGAGCGGGAGCGAAGACGGTGAAGTGCGCCTTTATTCCTTCAAGGCTCCAAACTAG
- the SFC1 gene encoding Mitochondrial succinate-fumarate transporter (EggNog:ENOG503NVPF; COG:C), with protein sequence MATKVSGGKDGQKKPATAATNLIAGGGAGMMEALVCHPLDTIKVRMQLSKRGRVPGQAKRGFIRTGVEIVQKETALGLYKGLGAVLTGIVPKMAIRFTSFEWYKQLLANKETGVVSGQALFLAGLSAGVTEAVAVVTPMEVIKIRLQAQHHSMADPLDVPKYRNAAHALYTVVKEEGFGALYRGVSLTALRQGSNQAVNFTAYTYFKEWLYQYQPEYVGGNLPSYQTTLIGLVSGAMGPLSNAPIDTIKTRLQKMKAEPGTSALQRITKIAGEMFKQEGFHAFYKGITPRIMRVAPGQAVTFTVYEFLKEKLEKSGPSVITGGRYEE encoded by the exons ATGGCCACAAAAGTATCAGGCGGCAAGGATGGCCAGAAGAAGCCTGCCACCGCCGCGACCAACTTGATTG ctggtggtggtgctggtatGATGGAGGCCTTGGTCTGCCATCCTCTTGACACCATCAAGGTGCGCATGCAGCTTTCCAAGCGCGGCAGAGTACCGGGCCAGGCCAAGCGCGGCTTCATCCGCACTGGTGTCGAGATCGTTCAGAAGGAGACCGCCCTTGGTCTGTACAAGGGTCTCGGTGCCGTGCTCACTGGTATCGTTCCCAAGATGGCCATCCGCTTCACCTCATTCGAGTGGTACAAGCagctcctcgccaacaaggaGACCGGTGTTGTTTCCGGCCAGGCCCTCTTCCTTGCCGGTCTCTCTGCCGGTGTGACCGAGGCCGTTGCCGTCGTCACTCCCATGGAAGTCATCAAGATTCGTCTCCAGGCGCAACACCACTCCATGGCCGATCCCCTCGATGTGCCCAAGTACCGCAACGCCGCCCACGCTCTCTACACCGtcgtcaaggaggaggggttcgGTGCGCTCTACAGAGGTGTCTCGCTCACCGCGCTCAGACAGGGCAGCAACCAGGCCGTGAACTTCACTGCCTACACCTACTTCAAGGAGTGGCTGTACCAGTACCAGCCCGAGTACGTCGGCGGCAACCTCCCCAGCTACCAGACCACTCTCATCGGTCTCGTGTCCGGTGCCATGGGTCCTCTGAGCAACGCCCCCATCGATACCATCAAGACCAGACTCCAGAAGATGAAGGCCGAACCCGGCACCTCCGCCCTCCAGAGAATCACCAAGATTGCTGGCGAGATGTTCAA GCAAGAAGGATTCCACGCCTTCTACAAGGGCATCACCCCCAGAATCATGCGTGTCGCCCCCGGCCAGGCCGTCACTTTCACCGTCTACGAGTTCCTTaaggagaagctcgagaagaGCGGCCCATCAGTCATCACTGGGGGAAGGTACGAAGAATaa